The following are from one region of the Polynucleobacter sp. MWH-CaK5 genome:
- the hisF gene encoding imidazole glycerol phosphate synthase subunit HisF: protein MLSKRIIPCLDVTAGRVVKGVNFVELRDAGDPVEIAKRYDDQGADEITFLDITATSDERDLILHIIEDVASQVFIPLTVGGGVRAVADVRRLLNAGADKVGMNSAAVANPDLVSDSAAKYGSQCIVVAIDAKQTSPGVWEVFTHGGRKNSGINAIAWAQEVAKRGAGEILLTSMDRDGTKNGFDLALTRAVSDAVSVPVIASGGVGNLQHLADGIKEGHADAVLAASIFHFGEYTVGQAKQLMAEQGIPVRL from the coding sequence ATGCTTTCAAAAAGAATCATTCCTTGTTTAGACGTCACCGCAGGTCGGGTGGTCAAGGGCGTGAACTTTGTTGAGTTGCGTGATGCTGGTGACCCTGTTGAAATTGCCAAGCGTTATGACGATCAGGGCGCCGATGAAATTACTTTTTTAGATATCACTGCCACATCTGATGAGCGTGATTTGATTTTGCACATCATCGAAGATGTGGCCTCACAAGTGTTCATTCCTTTAACAGTCGGTGGCGGTGTTCGTGCTGTGGCCGATGTGCGTCGTTTGCTGAATGCTGGTGCAGATAAAGTGGGCATGAACTCTGCTGCCGTGGCCAACCCAGATTTAGTCTCTGATTCCGCGGCCAAGTATGGTTCGCAATGCATCGTGGTGGCCATTGATGCCAAACAAACTTCACCAGGTGTGTGGGAAGTGTTCACGCATGGTGGTCGAAAGAATTCGGGTATCAATGCCATTGCTTGGGCGCAAGAAGTAGCCAAGCGAGGTGCTGGTGAAATTTTATTGACCAGCATGGATCGCGACGGCACAAAAAATGGATTTGATTTAGCTTTGACCCGTGCAGTGAGTGATGCTGTGTCTGTGCCGGTGATTGCATCAGGTGGCGTGGGCAATTTGCAGCATTTGGCTGATGGCATCAAAGAAGGTCATGCTGATGCAGTGTTGGCCGCGAGTATTTTTCACTTTGGTGAATACACCGTGGGTCAAGCCAAACAGTTGATGGCCGAGCAAGGTATACCGGTGCGCCTTTAG
- the hisI gene encoding phosphoribosyl-AMP cyclohydrolase, whose product MSDKNAQSNNWLDQVTWNEQGLVAVIAQEFDTGDVLMMAWMNRESLQLTLEKGEAVYWSRSRKKIWHKGEESGHVQTVKSIHLDCDGDTILIKVDQKDRIACHTGEHSCFFLDLEKTSNGPVWKK is encoded by the coding sequence ATGAGTGATAAAAACGCACAATCAAATAACTGGCTAGACCAAGTGACTTGGAATGAGCAGGGCTTGGTGGCTGTGATCGCTCAAGAGTTTGATACGGGTGACGTGCTGATGATGGCGTGGATGAACCGTGAATCATTGCAGCTCACTTTAGAAAAAGGCGAGGCCGTGTATTGGTCGCGTTCTAGAAAAAAGATTTGGCACAAGGGCGAAGAATCTGGCCATGTGCAAACAGTGAAGAGTATTCATTTGGATTGTGATGGCGATACGATTTTGATCAAAGTGGATCAAAAGGATCGCATTGCTTGTCACACGGGTGAACATAGTTGTTTTTTCTTGGATTTAGAAAAAACATCCAATGGCCCTGTTTGGAAAAAATAG
- a CDS encoding phosphoribosyl-ATP diphosphatase, with translation MTEQNKLINSMDAIKRLADVVDARRADFLAGNANPDVSYIAKLFSKGDDAILKKIGEEAAETVMAAKDSRFANLAPEMQSKLVGEIADLWFHCFVALSQFNLRPEDVIAELERREGVSGIAEKAARKS, from the coding sequence ATGACAGAGCAAAACAAATTAATTAACAGCATGGATGCAATCAAACGATTGGCCGATGTGGTGGATGCTCGTCGTGCTGATTTTTTAGCAGGCAATGCCAATCCTGATGTTTCTTATATTGCTAAGTTATTCAGTAAGGGCGATGACGCGATCTTGAAAAAGATTGGCGAAGAAGCTGCTGAGACTGTGATGGCGGCCAAAGATAGTCGTTTTGCCAACTTAGCCCCAGAAATGCAAAGCAAGTTGGTGGGTGAGATTGCCGATCTTTGGTTCCACTGTTTCGTGGCTTTGTCTCAGTTCAATTTGCGTCCTGAGGATGTGATTGCTGAGTTAGAGCGCCGCGAAGGGGTTTCTGGCATTGCTGAAAAAGCCGCCAGAAAATCTTAA
- a CDS encoding histidine triad nucleotide-binding protein encodes MSQESTHNHSENCIFCKIIAGQIPSKKVYEDEDLFAFHDINPGAPVHFLIVPKRHFANLMNTTSADGELLGRMLTIAPRLAQEQGCRPGDSGGFRVVINNGVDGGQEVYHLHMHVMGGPRPWNKN; translated from the coding sequence ATGAGCCAAGAATCTACTCACAATCATTCAGAAAATTGCATTTTTTGCAAAATCATTGCCGGTCAAATACCGAGTAAAAAGGTCTATGAAGACGAGGATTTATTTGCCTTTCATGACATAAATCCTGGGGCGCCGGTTCATTTTCTGATTGTGCCTAAGCGTCATTTTGCTAATTTAATGAATACGACTAGCGCAGATGGTGAATTACTGGGTAGAATGTTAACAATTGCACCGCGCCTTGCCCAAGAGCAAGGATGCCGCCCTGGCGACTCCGGGGGCTTTCGTGTAGTTATCAATAACGGTGTAGATGGTGGTCAAGAGGTTTACCATTTGCACATGCATGTGATGGGTGGCCCCCGTCCGTGGAATAAAAACTAA
- the tatA gene encoding Sec-independent protein translocase subunit TatA, which yields MGSFSVWHWIIVLVIVLLVFGTKKLRNIGSDLGGAVKGFKDGMKNGEEKPADPANQIQGQNDGKTVDVQAKDVNRG from the coding sequence ATGGGTTCATTTAGCGTTTGGCATTGGATTATTGTTTTAGTGATCGTTCTTTTGGTGTTCGGTACTAAAAAATTGCGCAACATTGGTTCAGATTTGGGTGGAGCTGTTAAAGGCTTTAAAGATGGCATGAAGAATGGCGAAGAGAAGCCAGCAGATCCTGCTAATCAGATCCAAGGTCAGAACGATGGCAAGACAGTGGATGTTCAAGCCAAGGATGTGAACAGAGGTTAA
- the tatB gene encoding Sec-independent protein translocase protein TatB: MIDLGVSKLALIAVVALVVIGPERLPKVARMAGNLLGRAQRYMAEVKSEVNRQVELDELKKMQEAATSAVKDVESSINQVTSEASSSLNDPEFSYDFDNNYGVREPKSNVRQGRDSWGVKKTAMPQWYKRNTGVKTKIQSGAARVKRFRRAASQQKTPKSFF, encoded by the coding sequence ATGATCGATCTTGGAGTTTCCAAGCTCGCCCTCATTGCGGTAGTCGCATTGGTGGTGATTGGTCCTGAGCGTTTACCAAAGGTTGCACGCATGGCGGGTAATTTGTTGGGTCGTGCTCAGCGCTATATGGCTGAAGTGAAAAGTGAAGTCAATCGTCAGGTTGAATTAGATGAACTGAAGAAGATGCAAGAAGCTGCAACTTCAGCTGTGAAAGATGTTGAGTCCAGTATCAATCAAGTCACGAGCGAAGCTAGTTCGAGTTTGAACGATCCTGAGTTCAGTTATGACTTTGATAATAACTATGGTGTGCGTGAGCCTAAAAGTAATGTGCGCCAAGGTCGCGATAGCTGGGGTGTGAAGAAAACAGCGATGCCTCAGTGGTACAAGCGCAACACTGGCGTGAAAACAAAGATTCAGTCGGGTGCAGCCAGAGTGAAGCGTTTTCGCCGTGCTGCTAGTCAGCAAAAAACACCAAAATCATTTTTCTAA
- the tatC gene encoding twin-arginine translocase subunit TatC, protein MSQNQTPEADKEDGIQETFLSHLFELRDRLIKAVGALLLVFLCLVYWAPDIFHLFSKPLLDALPSGGKMIVTDVTGSFFVPMKVTMLVAFLGALPVIMYQLWAFIAPGLYNHERQLILPIVTSSYLLFIAGMAFAYFLVFPTVFQFMAHYNAPLGADMATDIDKYLSFAMTTFLAFGLTFEVPVVVVVLVKLGMVRIAKLKEIRPYVIVGAFVIAAVVTPPDVLSQLLLAVPLCILYELGIFVARFYEKKLDPADEAAEAAAAN, encoded by the coding sequence ATGTCACAAAATCAAACACCTGAAGCAGATAAAGAAGACGGAATCCAAGAAACATTCCTGTCTCATTTATTTGAGCTGCGTGATCGCTTGATCAAAGCAGTCGGTGCTTTGTTGTTGGTGTTTTTGTGTTTGGTGTATTGGGCGCCGGATATTTTCCATTTGTTCTCTAAGCCTCTACTTGATGCATTACCAAGTGGCGGCAAGATGATCGTGACCGATGTCACGGGTTCATTCTTCGTGCCAATGAAAGTCACGATGTTGGTGGCGTTCTTGGGTGCTTTACCTGTGATCATGTATCAGTTGTGGGCTTTTATTGCTCCGGGTTTGTATAACCACGAGCGTCAATTGATCCTGCCGATTGTGACCAGCAGTTATTTGTTGTTCATCGCTGGTATGGCATTCGCCTACTTCTTAGTGTTCCCAACTGTGTTTCAGTTCATGGCGCATTACAACGCACCCTTAGGTGCTGATATGGCGACTGACATTGATAAGTATTTGAGTTTTGCCATGACCACTTTCTTGGCATTTGGTTTGACCTTTGAAGTCCCCGTGGTTGTGGTGGTGTTGGTGAAGTTGGGCATGGTCAGAATCGCAAAGCTCAAAGAGATCCGCCCTTACGTGATTGTGGGCGCCTTCGTGATTGCCGCAGTTGTGACGCCACCAGATGTGTTGTCACAATTATTGTTGGCTGTGCCTCTTTGTATCTTGTATGAGTTGGGTATTTTTGTGGCCAGGTTCTATGAGAAGAAGTTAGATCCTGCCGATGAAGCGGCTGAAGCGGCTGCAGCCAATTAA
- a CDS encoding SEL1-like repeat protein, with translation MKLARSGDALAQQKIGHIYMLGDDGVPKNSQNALLWLEKASVSIGFNDEIFNFVADHLELTINLSSSQAPFAWKCLLLAANTGHTRARWLMAQAISQFAPQTNQISQTPITALAFAQMSEKNWSDAGGLESFLTLAHRYLEELADLSSFNEQASAKKLLAQCLQDGRLGTLDVDRSKKIIASLATQSNDIGLSSLLSLGFSFSQGIDASLVPALKMHLPSLLSNKKHQQKHLPIYWAGWQQLQNADALEIAAELGYVPAQLAMGLRLAKLDTIVDEVIGNDKNVSTATEAKINSGNARLKRAVYWLKLAANHGEREAWYALGLINRMPQYSGYSAEDSDLFFDKAADLGHPQAQYRKGAALWRKRAQLSEEVEGLQASYWVWHATQQGVPEAQELLSKIMESHSNPKKNDWHQLASAVAQAMIENSHRFTGEILLMCHRVIVANQLNLSKAELLLANIAAIQHEHGAVVDIRAELPRSTPRLILIETLEQRKALMMASKAFANAELSNSLDEGNLRQRRYRLEKLMEMVQVK, from the coding sequence ATGAAATTAGCCCGCTCTGGTGATGCTTTGGCGCAACAGAAAATAGGCCATATTTATATGCTTGGGGACGATGGAGTGCCCAAAAACTCTCAAAATGCTTTGCTTTGGCTTGAAAAAGCATCCGTAAGTATCGGATTTAATGACGAAATATTTAATTTTGTGGCTGATCACCTTGAACTCACGATCAACCTCTCCTCAAGCCAAGCACCCTTTGCCTGGAAATGCCTTTTATTGGCCGCCAACACAGGGCACACCCGTGCCAGATGGCTGATGGCACAAGCCATCTCTCAATTTGCACCTCAAACAAATCAAATATCTCAAACACCCATCACTGCTTTGGCATTTGCACAAATGTCTGAAAAAAATTGGAGTGATGCTGGTGGTCTTGAATCATTTCTCACGCTCGCTCATCGCTATTTAGAAGAACTCGCTGACTTATCTTCTTTCAATGAGCAAGCTTCTGCTAAAAAATTACTCGCTCAATGCTTGCAAGATGGTCGCTTAGGCACATTGGATGTTGATCGCTCAAAAAAAATCATCGCCTCATTGGCCACTCAATCGAATGACATCGGTTTAAGTAGCTTACTTTCTTTAGGCTTCTCTTTCAGTCAAGGTATTGATGCCAGCTTAGTGCCCGCATTGAAGATGCATCTACCGAGCCTACTTAGCAATAAAAAACACCAACAAAAACACCTCCCCATTTACTGGGCAGGATGGCAACAATTACAAAATGCTGATGCATTAGAAATTGCTGCTGAGCTTGGCTACGTTCCAGCGCAACTCGCCATGGGTTTACGCCTTGCAAAATTAGACACAATAGTTGATGAAGTGATTGGTAACGATAAAAATGTTTCGACAGCCACTGAAGCAAAAATAAATTCTGGTAACGCTCGCTTAAAGCGTGCGGTTTATTGGCTAAAGCTTGCTGCCAATCACGGCGAACGCGAAGCTTGGTACGCACTGGGTCTTATTAACCGCATGCCGCAATACTCTGGCTACAGTGCTGAAGACAGTGATTTATTTTTTGACAAGGCGGCCGACCTAGGTCATCCACAAGCTCAATACCGCAAAGGTGCAGCTCTCTGGCGCAAACGTGCACAACTATCAGAAGAAGTTGAAGGGCTACAAGCTTCGTATTGGGTATGGCATGCCACACAGCAAGGTGTACCAGAAGCTCAAGAATTGCTTTCTAAAATCATGGAAAGTCATTCCAATCCCAAGAAAAATGATTGGCATCAACTAGCAAGTGCTGTTGCTCAAGCAATGATTGAAAACTCTCATCGCTTCACTGGAGAAATACTTCTCATGTGTCATCGAGTGATTGTGGCGAATCAATTAAATTTATCAAAAGCAGAATTGTTGCTTGCTAACATTGCAGCCATTCAACATGAACATGGTGCAGTGGTAGATATCAGAGCAGAACTACCCCGCTCAACTCCACGACTCATATTGATTGAAACATTAGAGCAACGCAAAGCATTGATGATGGCCAGCAAAGCATTTGCAAATGCTGAACTTAGTAATAGTTTGGATGAAGGTAATTTAAGACAGCGACGTTATCGCTTAGAAAAACTCATGGAAATGGTGCAAGTTAAATAA